A stretch of Shewanella dokdonensis DNA encodes these proteins:
- a CDS encoding inorganic phosphate transporter: MVDVLITSGPWLIGTAAVFGFLMAWGIGANDVANAMGTSVGANAVTIKQAIVIAMIFEFAGAYLAGGEVTSTIRNGIIDPSYFTEVPELLVYGMIASLLAAGIWLVAASALGWPVSTTHSIVGAIIGFAAVGVGPDAVSWSQVTGIVGSWIVTPAISGFIAFCIFQSVQKLIFNTDNPLANAKRFVPFYMAFAGFVMSLVTITKGLKHVGLKVSTGEAYMLAILIAVLIGIAGKIAITRLKLSSTPSKQTNFNNVEKVFAILMLMTACCMAFAHGSNDVANAIGPLAAVVSVVNSGGIISAKSPLIWWILPLGGIGIVLGLAIFGKRVMQTIGKNITHLTPSRGFAAELAAASTVVIASGTGLPISTTQTLVGAVLGVGMARGIAAINIGVVRNIVVSWVVTLPAGAGLSILFFFTIKGIFN, from the coding sequence ATGGTTGATGTATTAATCACTAGCGGCCCCTGGCTTATAGGTACCGCGGCCGTTTTCGGCTTTCTGATGGCTTGGGGCATCGGAGCCAACGATGTTGCAAATGCAATGGGCACTTCGGTAGGGGCAAATGCCGTTACCATCAAACAGGCAATTGTGATTGCCATGATTTTCGAATTTGCCGGCGCCTATCTGGCTGGCGGTGAAGTGACCAGTACCATACGCAACGGGATTATTGACCCATCTTATTTTACTGAAGTCCCCGAATTGCTGGTCTATGGCATGATAGCTTCGCTATTGGCCGCGGGGATCTGGCTGGTGGCAGCGTCGGCCCTGGGTTGGCCGGTGTCGACCACCCACTCCATCGTTGGTGCCATTATTGGATTTGCCGCGGTGGGAGTGGGACCAGATGCGGTTTCCTGGAGTCAGGTAACCGGTATCGTAGGTTCCTGGATTGTCACCCCCGCCATCTCAGGCTTTATCGCCTTCTGCATTTTCCAAAGCGTTCAAAAACTGATTTTCAATACGGATAACCCACTGGCTAATGCCAAACGTTTTGTGCCTTTTTATATGGCCTTTGCGGGTTTTGTGATGTCCTTGGTCACCATTACCAAGGGACTGAAACATGTGGGTTTGAAAGTATCGACTGGCGAGGCTTATATGCTGGCGATACTGATTGCGGTGCTTATAGGTATCGCTGGTAAAATTGCCATCACCCGTTTAAAACTCTCCAGTACACCGAGCAAACAGACCAACTTTAATAACGTTGAAAAGGTGTTTGCGATTCTGATGCTGATGACCGCTTGCTGTATGGCATTTGCTCACGGGTCTAACGATGTGGCGAATGCCATTGGCCCGTTGGCTGCGGTAGTATCCGTGGTCAATAGTGGTGGTATTATCAGTGCCAAATCACCGTTAATCTGGTGGATCCTGCCTTTGGGTGGCATAGGTATCGTGCTGGGGTTGGCAATATTCGGTAAACGGGTAATGCAAACTATAGGGAAAAATATCACACATTTGACCCCTAGCCGCGGTTTTGCCGCCGAGCTGGCCGCCGCGAGTACTGTAGTGATTGCGTCTGGTACAGGGTTGCCAATCTCCACCACACAAACACTGGTTGGCGCAGTGCTTGGCGTTGGTATGGCTCGTGGTATTGCTGCCATCAATATTGGGGTTGTACGCAATATTGTGGTGTCTTGGGTGGTGACCTTACCAGCGGGGGCGGGATTATCTATCCTGTTCTTCTTTACCATCAAAGGTATTTTTAACTGA
- the cydC gene encoding heme ABC transporter ATP-binding protein/permease CydC: protein MKLLLPFLQLFRRQWLMMTLGLLLSLLTLIAGIGLLSLSGWFLSATAVAGLAGVGMNYFTPAGGVRMFSIMRTASRYGDRVLTHEATFRILTELRCWAWKSLLPLSERNLSGMRRGDLLNRLVADIDTLDHLYLRLLTPLASYALMLLLLFAFVGWFDVHLALLLCGGLLLAAIVLPSLFYQLGKMPGRQLIEQRQHYRVRLLEWLSGQAELTLFAAAADARKTLAQVEQHWLNSQQRMATISGLSQGLLILFHGCLVLLMLWYAASGVGSAVPPGPLLALMVFCVLSSFELMMPLAGAFQQLSATMLAARRVADITEQTPDISFPAVSLGKAANGELLISDLSFSYPQASQPVLQQLSLKIAAGSKVALLGKTGCGKSTLLSLITRQWQSQHGTIQLAGKTLESYDEQSLRASMTVVSQRVALLSATLRDNLQLALPEKVSDERLSQVLQQVGLANLLEDQGLNAWIGEGGRQLSGGEQRRIGVARALLRDAPLLLLDEPTEGLDRRTEQEILRLLLAHAQGKTLLMISHRLTGMAQMDAIHLLEDGQIVASGSHGQLLSHTPAYARLYQQLRD, encoded by the coding sequence ATGAAACTGTTATTACCCTTTTTGCAACTGTTCCGGCGCCAATGGCTGATGATGACGTTAGGACTGCTGCTGAGTCTATTAACGCTGATCGCGGGTATCGGTTTGCTATCCCTTTCGGGTTGGTTTCTGTCGGCTACAGCGGTAGCCGGGCTGGCAGGCGTGGGCATGAATTACTTTACGCCGGCCGGAGGCGTACGCATGTTTTCCATTATGCGTACCGCGAGCCGTTATGGCGATCGAGTGCTGACCCATGAAGCAACTTTCCGCATTCTTACCGAACTGCGCTGCTGGGCCTGGAAGTCGCTATTGCCGTTGAGCGAACGCAACCTGAGTGGTATGCGTCGTGGCGATCTGTTGAACCGCTTGGTGGCGGATATTGATACGTTGGATCATCTGTATCTGCGATTGCTGACGCCGCTCGCCAGTTACGCGTTAATGCTGTTGCTGCTGTTTGCATTTGTCGGCTGGTTTGATGTGCATTTGGCGTTGTTGCTGTGTGGTGGCTTGTTGCTGGCGGCCATTGTCTTGCCATCGCTGTTTTATCAGTTGGGGAAAATGCCGGGGCGACAGCTTATCGAACAGCGGCAACACTACCGGGTACGCTTGCTGGAATGGTTGTCAGGACAAGCGGAATTGACACTCTTTGCGGCGGCGGCTGATGCTCGGAAAACGTTGGCGCAAGTGGAACAGCATTGGCTAAATAGCCAGCAGCGCATGGCCACTATCAGCGGTTTGAGTCAGGGGCTGTTGATCCTGTTCCACGGTTGTTTGGTATTGCTGATGTTGTGGTATGCCGCCAGTGGTGTCGGCTCGGCGGTGCCACCAGGCCCCTTGTTGGCGTTAATGGTCTTTTGTGTGCTGTCTAGTTTTGAGCTGATGATGCCATTGGCCGGAGCCTTTCAACAGCTGTCTGCTACTATGCTGGCTGCCCGGCGAGTGGCAGATATTACCGAGCAGACACCCGACATCAGTTTCCCCGCCGTTAGCCTTGGCAAGGCTGCCAATGGTGAGTTATTGATCAGCGACTTAAGTTTCAGTTACCCGCAAGCATCACAGCCGGTGTTGCAACAGCTGTCATTAAAGATTGCCGCTGGCAGCAAAGTGGCGTTGCTGGGCAAAACGGGGTGTGGCAAATCCACCTTGCTGTCGTTAATCACCCGCCAATGGCAGTCGCAGCACGGCACAATCCAACTGGCGGGTAAAACGCTGGAAAGTTACGACGAACAGAGCCTGCGTGCGTCAATGACAGTTGTCAGTCAACGGGTGGCACTGCTCAGCGCCACCTTGCGCGATAATTTACAACTAGCACTGCCGGAAAAAGTCAGTGACGAGCGCTTGTCGCAGGTACTGCAACAGGTAGGCTTGGCAAATCTACTAGAGGATCAAGGCTTGAACGCCTGGATTGGCGAAGGTGGCCGGCAGTTATCCGGTGGTGAACAGCGGCGTATTGGTGTGGCCCGGGCATTGCTGCGGGATGCACCCTTGTTGTTGCTGGATGAGCCAACTGAAGGGTTGGATCGGCGTACTGAGCAGGAGATCTTACGGTTATTGCTGGCACATGCCCAGGGTAAAACCTTACTGATGATTAGCCACCGCTTGACCGGGATGGCCCAGATGGACGCCATTCATCTACTGGAAGATGGGCAGATTGTCGCCAGTGGTTCTCATGGGCAGTTGCTTAGTCATACTCCGGCCTATGCAAGGTTATACCAGCAATTGCGCGATTGA
- a CDS encoding dicarboxylate/amino acid:cation symporter → MKSKHWLGNIGVQVVIAMILGAVVGWAMGNSASVFAPLGTLFIHLIKMLVIPLVLVAIIAGSSSLGNTPSAGKIGLGTFIFFLATSALAVALALVLGHLFEPGLGTDITAHAKAFEPVTAEQGALPGAVDTLLGMIPTNVFESLTGGNILQILVFSIFFGVALTKVKGNGPKQVQSALNAVLEALVWMITKVMLIAPLGVFGLMADAVGSFGFDAMKVVLNLFWVYMLGIVIYTFLFFPALVQLMSPVSALKFIMVMKKPQVMALSTASSMATLPVNMQTCEQDLKVSNATTAFVLPLGATINMSGNAIYYGLVAIFFAQMYHVPLDMTAYAAIILTSTLGAVGQAGVPGPTFLVVAVLLSAGIPIDGLPLLFALDRIFDMTRTALNITGDAACAVIMDKYAPEKAKPVLIEDAD, encoded by the coding sequence ATGAAAAGCAAACATTGGCTTGGCAACATTGGTGTGCAGGTAGTGATTGCCATGATCCTCGGTGCTGTCGTGGGCTGGGCCATGGGCAACAGCGCATCGGTATTTGCACCGCTAGGAACCCTATTTATTCACCTGATTAAAATGCTGGTGATCCCGTTAGTGCTGGTTGCCATCATTGCGGGTTCCTCTAGCCTAGGTAACACGCCGTCTGCGGGTAAAATCGGCCTAGGGACTTTTATCTTTTTCCTGGCCACCTCGGCATTGGCGGTGGCGTTAGCCTTGGTGCTTGGGCATCTGTTTGAGCCTGGATTGGGCACGGATATAACTGCCCATGCTAAAGCGTTTGAGCCGGTGACTGCCGAACAGGGGGCGCTACCTGGTGCGGTGGATACATTGCTTGGGATGATCCCTACCAATGTGTTTGAATCGCTAACCGGCGGCAATATCCTACAGATCCTAGTGTTTAGTATCTTCTTTGGCGTCGCCTTAACCAAGGTAAAAGGCAATGGGCCAAAGCAGGTGCAATCAGCACTGAATGCGGTACTGGAAGCCTTGGTGTGGATGATCACTAAAGTGATGCTGATTGCTCCGCTGGGGGTGTTCGGCTTGATGGCCGACGCGGTGGGGAGTTTCGGCTTTGATGCCATGAAAGTGGTGCTGAATCTGTTTTGGGTGTACATGCTGGGGATTGTGATTTATACCTTCCTGTTTTTCCCAGCGTTGGTGCAACTGATGTCGCCAGTCTCTGCGTTGAAATTCATTATGGTGATGAAGAAACCACAGGTGATGGCGTTATCCACGGCTTCTTCAATGGCGACACTGCCGGTCAACATGCAGACCTGTGAGCAGGATTTAAAAGTCAGTAATGCCACTACAGCATTTGTGCTACCGCTGGGAGCTACCATTAACATGAGTGGTAACGCGATTTATTATGGTCTGGTGGCGATTTTCTTTGCGCAGATGTACCACGTACCGTTAGATATGACCGCTTACGCCGCCATCATTCTTACATCCACTTTAGGGGCTGTTGGACAGGCGGGCGTTCCTGGGCCAACGTTCCTCGTGGTGGCGGTATTGCTGTCAGCGGGGATCCCCATTGATGGTTTGCCATTGTTGTTCGCGTTGGATCGAATTTTTGATATGACCCGTACTGCACTGAATATCACCGGGGATGCGGCGTGTGCTGTGATTATGGATAAGTACGCACCAGAGAAAGCTAAACCAGTCCTCATCGAAGATGCCGACTGA
- a CDS encoding inorganic triphosphatase → MTKQAIFPMEHDGNHTEIELKLFIQPQHLQPLITFLNQLPSSDNQGCRQLTNRYFDTPGLALRQLDMGLRVRGCDGKYEQTIKTAGKVVGGLHTRPEYNIDINGTTPELALFPAEIWPQTQDISALQQQLHCLFSTDFQRCRWLIQEAGSLIEVALDQGVIAAGENREPLCELEFELISGSAVDLLPLAQKVAQQIPVRLGKASKAQRGYRLAHKRAPSTLDTLQYIELPAGRELKASLSAMLETALERWQLLEDMLQQHVLDSGQQVALWQRLRACIQLLHLLLTQFALHDEVTRKGFAWLAQQLAFINQGRYLACLCAESAPLGTLPHAAEINASAQVALQQLDVVGQLQVLWQDCRYGELQLALVRLLLGLQRNEVSLAGTDDLAAVAYQLQENAWQQVQCRIAGNGAAIADYRALADGLEDTLLLGLAFGRLYPDAAREQYLALCTQLSDGIVLFNAYASAAQLVPVAAAVLADEQQSLAAMIAHLQLTVLQQVPYWHGDVM, encoded by the coding sequence ATGACAAAACAGGCCATTTTTCCAATGGAACATGACGGAAATCATACAGAAATTGAACTTAAACTGTTCATCCAACCACAGCATTTACAACCTCTAATTACCTTTCTTAATCAACTTCCTAGCAGCGACAACCAAGGTTGCCGCCAGTTGACTAACCGCTATTTTGATACGCCGGGGTTGGCACTGCGGCAGTTAGATATGGGGCTGCGGGTGCGTGGCTGTGATGGCAAATACGAACAGACCATCAAGACTGCCGGAAAAGTGGTTGGCGGCCTACATACCCGACCAGAATATAATATCGATATTAATGGCACCACGCCGGAGCTGGCGTTGTTTCCAGCAGAGATTTGGCCGCAGACGCAGGATATCTCTGCGTTGCAACAGCAATTGCACTGCTTGTTCAGTACGGATTTTCAGCGTTGTCGCTGGCTGATACAGGAAGCCGGTAGTCTCATTGAGGTGGCCTTAGATCAAGGGGTTATCGCCGCAGGCGAAAACCGAGAACCTTTGTGTGAATTGGAATTTGAACTGATTTCTGGTTCGGCGGTTGATCTGTTGCCTTTGGCACAGAAGGTAGCGCAACAGATCCCGGTGCGCTTGGGAAAAGCCAGTAAAGCACAACGTGGCTACCGCTTGGCACATAAGCGCGCTCCGTCGACACTCGATACACTGCAGTATATTGAGCTGCCCGCGGGGCGAGAACTTAAGGCTAGCCTGAGCGCTATGCTGGAAACGGCGCTGGAGCGGTGGCAGTTGCTGGAAGATATGCTGCAGCAACATGTACTTGATAGTGGTCAACAAGTGGCATTGTGGCAGCGTTTACGCGCTTGTATCCAGTTGTTGCATCTGTTACTGACACAATTTGCATTACATGACGAGGTCACTCGCAAGGGATTTGCCTGGTTAGCGCAGCAGCTAGCCTTTATCAATCAAGGCCGCTATCTGGCGTGCCTGTGCGCAGAATCGGCACCACTGGGTACATTGCCACATGCGGCAGAGATTAACGCCTCGGCACAGGTGGCGCTACAGCAATTGGATGTTGTCGGACAGCTACAAGTATTGTGGCAAGATTGTCGTTATGGCGAGCTGCAATTGGCGCTGGTACGCCTGTTATTGGGCTTGCAGCGCAATGAAGTTTCACTGGCTGGCACAGATGATTTAGCAGCGGTCGCGTACCAACTGCAGGAAAACGCCTGGCAACAGGTACAGTGCCGCATAGCGGGTAATGGCGCGGCGATAGCTGATTATCGCGCGTTAGCGGATGGGCTTGAGGACACGCTTTTACTTGGATTGGCATTCGGTCGTTTGTACCCCGATGCGGCGCGTGAGCAATATCTTGCGTTATGCACGCAACTTAGCGATGGCATAGTGCTGTTCAATGCTTATGCTAGTGCAGCACAATTGGTACCAGTGGCTGCCGCTGTGTTAGCGGATGAACAGCAAAGTTTGGCTGCCATGATTGCCCATTTGCAACTGACGGTCTTGCAGCAAGTGCCTTATTGGCATGGCGATGTGATGTAG
- a CDS encoding TIGR04211 family SH3 domain-containing protein, producing the protein MLRVLMLTGALLLSPSLLAEGQTRYVSDNIYIYIHGGPGSQYRIIGSIEAGEKITLMPETEGEFSKIVDHKGREGWIRTDKLQQQVSMRYRMADMETQLAAAQSKLQSVSNQSSNVSEQLDDLQSKLSKTEAELQKASAARDAALAQVENMQDNARFHMWQQGGLIAAGGLILGVILVYLPRPQRRRRDRWM; encoded by the coding sequence GTGCTGAGAGTGCTGATGCTAACCGGAGCCCTGCTCCTTTCCCCTTCACTGCTGGCAGAAGGCCAGACCCGCTATGTCTCTGATAATATTTATATTTATATTCATGGTGGTCCAGGCAGTCAGTACCGCATTATCGGTAGTATCGAGGCCGGAGAGAAAATCACACTGATGCCGGAAACCGAAGGTGAGTTTTCCAAAATTGTCGATCACAAAGGCCGTGAAGGCTGGATACGTACCGACAAGTTGCAGCAACAAGTATCGATGCGATATCGCATGGCTGATATGGAAACACAGCTCGCAGCCGCACAATCCAAGCTCCAGTCGGTGTCTAACCAAAGCAGTAACGTCTCAGAGCAACTCGATGATCTGCAGAGCAAGCTGAGTAAAACGGAAGCTGAGCTACAGAAAGCCAGCGCCGCAAGAGACGCAGCGCTCGCCCAGGTAGAGAACATGCAAGACAATGCCCGCTTCCATATGTGGCAGCAAGGCGGATTAATCGCTGCTGGCGGGCTGATCCTCGGGGTGATCCTGGTTTATCTGCCACGGCCACAGCGTCGCCGTCGTGACCGCTGGATGTAA